Proteins encoded together in one candidate division WOR-3 bacterium window:
- a CDS encoding ATP-binding protein: MRICSYLKKEKLPLIITIIGSMGSGKTTLTNIIHEKCFPEFTKYYLDDVDELNNIVGASDKYYIVFDDFSYKVTGRRKEDQVKLNKIFRVRHILGTDNIVLVFVVHYLRSLAVFLRSSQVRILTSITEPEINMYSNDYLFTISTLWDYLHYFTNHKDRYIVLYHGIRSGEHILDVTLTRRGKRKEKKDLD, encoded by the coding sequence GTGAGGATCTGCAGTTACCTCAAGAAAGAGAAACTACCACTAATCATCACCATCATTGGTTCAATGGGTTCTGGGAAGACAACGTTAACAAACATAATTCATGAAAAGTGTTTCCCCGAGTTCACAAAGTATTATCTTGATGATGTCGATGAACTTAACAACATAGTTGGTGCGTCGGATAAATATTACATAGTCTTCGATGATTTCTCATACAAGGTTACGGGTAGGCGGAAAGAGGATCAGGTTAAACTAAACAAGATTTTCCGCGTTAGGCATATATTGGGCACAGACAATATAGTGCTAGTGTTTGTTGTCCACTACTTGAGATCACTAGCGGTTTTCCTACGTTCATCACAAGTAAGGATACTAACAAGCATTACTGAACCAGAAATAAATATGTATTCAAATGACTATTTATTCACCATATCAACTTTATGGGACTATCTCCACTACTTCACTAATCACAAGGATAGATATATTGTGTTATATCATGGAATTAGGTCTGGGGAGCATATTCTAGACGTAACGCTTACAAGAAGAGGGAAGAGGAAGGAGAAAAAAGATTTGGATTGA